The Amblyomma americanum isolate KBUSLIRL-KWMA chromosome 3, ASM5285725v1, whole genome shotgun sequence genome window below encodes:
- the LOC144122870 gene encoding uncharacterized protein LOC144122870: MKTTLTRGSYFEETAQCLCDELAVELGSARVSALSVERQVLCALRFFASGGFQGAVGNEENVGAAQPTVNKPLRRAAETNVNVGSQKGSVRFPGRPEEKAAAKEGVLCLNVRRGSISGVVGCVYWALITIKESGGSAANEPQAVLRCGRNNLWREHVHPGRGLALTRILPRRVCLAAFRGGGTPAGRR, from the exons atgaagacgactttgacgcgcgggagttatttcgaggagactgcgcagtgtctgtgcgacgaactcgccgttgaactgggaagtgcgcgggtgagtgcgctgtcggtggagcggcaggtgctgtgcgcgctgcgcttcttcgcctccggtgggtttcaaggcgccgttggaaatgaagaaaacgtcggcgcagcccaaccgactgtgaacaagcctttgcggcgggcagcggagaccaatgtcaacgttgggtcacagAAGGGGAGTGTTCGCTTTCCggggagacccgaggagaaggcggcggcgaaggagggtgtcctttgcctaaacgttcgccgcggcagcatctccggcgtcgtcgggtgtgtctattgggcactcatcactatcaaggagtctgggggcagtgctgcgaacgagccgcaagcggttctacgctgcggacgtaata acctgtggcgcgaacatgtgcatcctggccgtggactcgcgctgacccggatccttccgcgacgcgtttgtctggcggcattccgaggcggaggaacgcctgctggacgacggtga